The Rhizobium viscosum genomic sequence GATGATGGTTCCAGATGTAGTTCATGCCGTGATCGACGACATCGGCGGCACCCGGACGGCCGAGAAGCGTGCCGATGGAGAAGCAGTGGACGGCGCGCGAGGCAATATGGAGCGGACGCACCTGACCTTCGGCATTGAGCGGCTTGCCAGCGTCGTCGAGATCGTAGAAACCGCCTTTGGAATTGACGGAATTGTGCTGGAAGAAATCAAAGAGGCCGTTGGCCTGCGAAAGCAGCCAGCCACGATGATAGGCGCGGGTGGACCAGTTGCCGAGTGCAGGTGCCATGGTACTCCTCCGAATTCGTGCACAATGCCTTTAGGAAAACGCCTATATAGAGGTCGGGCGAGTCTGTCATCCGCCAAGGCTTGCAATGCCCTAAAGCAACGGACATATGTTGACATAAAGATATCTTTATGTGATTTGTCGTTTCTGATCTTATGACGTCAAGGAGCCTTCCCGTGTTTGATAACCTTTTTGGTCCCGAAGGGGGCAAGCGTGATGGCAGTGAAGTGTTTGCGGCGCTGAAGAAAGCCGCCAGCGAACGCATCCTCGTTCTTGACGGCGCCATGGGCACACAGATCCAAGGCCTGGGCTACGATGAAGACCATTTCCGCGGCTCGCGGTTCATCGGCTGCGCTTGCCATCAGAAGGGCAATAATGACCTCTTGATCCTGTCGCAGCCGGACGCGATCGAGGAAATCCACTATAAATATGCCAAGGCCGGCGCTGACATCCTCGAAACCAATACCTTCTCCTCGACCCGCATCGCGCAGGCCGATTATCAGATGGAAGGCGAGGTCTATGCGCTGAACAAGGAAGGCGCGGAGATCGTTCGACGCGCCGCCCAGCGTGCGGAGCGTGAAGACGGCAAGCGCCGCTTTGTTGCCGGCGCCATCGGTCCGACCAACCGCACTGCTTCCATTTCGCCCGACGTCAATAATCCGGGCTTCCGCGCCGTCACTTTCGACGACCTGCGCGATGCCTATGCGGAACAGATCGACGGCCTGATCGATGGCGGCGCCGATATCATCCTCATCGAGACGATCTTCGATACGCTGAATGCGAAGGCTGCGATCTTTGCCTGCGAGGAGCGTTTCGAGGCCAAGGGCATCCGCCTGCCGGTCATGATATCAGGCACGATCACCGACCTTTCGGGCCGCACGCTTTCCGGCCAGACGCCAAGCGCCTTCTGGAATTCGGTGCGTCACGCCAATCCGTTCACGATCGGGCTCAACTGCGCGCTCGGTGCCAATGCGATGCGTCCGCATCTGCAGGAGCTTTCGGGCGTTGCCGACACGTTTGTCTGTGCCTATCCGAATGCTGGTTTGCCCAATGAATTCGGCCAGTATGACGAGACGCCGGAACTGATGGCGGCGCAGATCGACAGCTTCGCCCGCGAAGGCCTTGTCAACATCGTCGGCGGCTGCTGCGGCTCCACGCCCGAGCATATCCGTGTCATCGCCGAGACTGTGGCCAAGTACAAGCCGCGGCCGATCCCCGAGCATCGCCCCTTCATGTCGCTGTCCGGCCTCGAACCCTTCGAGCTGACCAAGGACATTCCTTTCGTCAATGTCGGCGAGCGCACCAACGTCACCGGTTCGGCCCGCTTCCGCAAGCTGATCACCAATGCCGATTTCACGGCAGCGCTCGACGTCGCCCGCGACCAGGTCGAGAACGGCGCGCAGGTAATCGACATCAACATGGACGAAGGCCTGATCGATTCCGAAAAGGCGATGGTCGAGTTCCTGAACCTGATCGCTGCCGAACCCGACATCGCCCGCGTTCCTGTGATGATCGATAGCTCGAAGTTCTCGATCATCGAATCCGGCCTGAAGCGCGTGCAGGGCAAGGCGATCGTCAACTCGATCTCGCTCAAGGAAGGCGAGGAGAATTTCCTTGCCCAGGCGCGCCTCTTGCACAACTACGGCGCGGCCGTCGTCGTCATGGCCTTCGATGAGACGGGGCAAGCCGACAGCTATGAGCGCAAGGTCGAGATCTGCACGCGCGCCTACAAGCTGTTGACCGAGAAGGTCGGATTCCCGCCCGAAGACATCATCTTCGACCCGAACATTTTCGCGGTCGCGACCGGTATCGAAGAGCACAACAATTACGGCGTCGACTTCATCGAGGCGACGCGCACGATCCGTAAGACCATGCCGCTCGTCCATATCTCGGGCGGCGTGTCGAACCTTTCCTTCTCCTTCCGCGGCAATGAGCCGGTACGTGAGGCGATGCATGCCGTGTTCCTCTACCACGCCATTCAGGCGGGCATGGATATGGGTATCGTCAATGCCGGCCAGTTGGCTGTCTACGACCAGATCGATCCGGAACTGCGCGAGGCCTGCGAAGACGTGGTGCTGAACCGTCGCTCCGATGCGACCGAACGGCTGCTCGATGTTGCCGAACGCTTCCGCGGCGCTGCCGGCAAGGAAGCCAAGGCACAGGATCTCTCCTGGCGCGAGTGGAGCGTCGAGAAGCGTCTCGAACATGCGCTGGTCAACGGCATCACCGAATATATCGAGGCTGATACCGAGGAGGCGCGCCAGCAGGCCGCGCGGCCGCTGCATGTCATCGAAGGCCCGCTGATGGCCGGCATGAATGTGGTCGGCGATCTCTTCGGCTCCGGCAAAATGTTCCTTCCGCAGGTGGTCAAGTCCGCCCGCGTCATGAAACAGGCCGTTGCCGTACTCCTTCCCTATATGGAAGAGGAGAAGCGCCAGAATGGCGGCGAAGAACGCAAGTCTGCCGGCAAGATCCTGATGGCAACCGTCAAGGGCGACGTACACGATATCGGCAAGAACATCGTCGGCGTCGTACTCGCCTGCAACAATTACGAGATCATCGACCTCGGCGTGATGGTGCCGGCAACGAAGATCCTCGAAACGGCTGTTGCAGAGAAGGTCGATGTCATCGGTCTTTCCGGCCTTATCACGCCGTCGCTTGACGAGATGGTGCATGTTGCTGCCGAAATGGAGCGGGAGGGCTTCGATATCCCGCTGCTGATCGGCGGGGCAACGACCAGTCGTGTGCATACCGCCGTTAAGATCCATCCGGGCTACAACAAAGGCCAGTCCATTTACGTGACGGATGCCAGCCGCGCTGTCGGCGTTGTCTCTTCGCTGCTCTCGCCGGAAGCCCGTCAGCCCTATATCGACGATATCAGGGCCGAATATGCCAAGGTCGCTGCCGCCCATGCGCGTAGCGAAGCCGAGAAGGTGCGTCTGCCGCTCACTCGTGCCCGAGAGAACGCACAGAAGGTCGACTGGGCGGCCTACAAGCCGACCAAGCCGAGCTTCCTCGGAACCAAGGTATTCGAAGATTACGATCTGGCCGACCTTGCCAAGTACATCGATTGGACGCCGTTCTTCCAGACCTGGGAGTTGCGCGGCCGCTACCCGGCGATCCTCGAAGACGAGAAGCAGGGCGAAGCAGCCCGCGCACTCTGGGCTGATGCCCAGGCGATGCTGAAGAAGATCATCGACGAGAAGTGGTTCCGCCCGCGCGCCGTCATCGGCTTCTGGCCGGCCGGTACAGTCGGCGACGATATCCGCCTGTTCAAGGACGATGCGCGCAAGGAGGAGTTGGCGACGTTCTACACGCTGCGCCAGCAGCTTTCGAAACGCGATGGCCGTCCGAACGTGGCATTGTCGGACTTCGTCGCGCCCGTGGACAGCGGCGTGCAGGACTATGTCGGCGGCTTCGTGGTGACGGCGGGCTTCGAGGAGATCGCCATCGCCGAACGTTTCGAGCGTTCGAACGACGACTATTCCTCGATCCTCGTGAAGGCGCTTGCCGACCGCTTCGCCGAAGCTTTCGCCGAGTGCATGCATGAGCGCGTGCGTCGCGAATATTGGGGCTACGCCAAGGACGAGCATCTTTCCAACGAGGATCTCATTACCGAGGCCTATGCCGGTATCCGCCCGGCACCCGGTTACCCGGCCCAGCCCGATCACACCGAGAAGAAGACCTTGTTCGGTCTTCTCGATGCGGAGAATACCGCCGGCGTGAAGTTGACCGAGAGCTACGCGATGTGGCCCGGCTCGTCAGTATCCGGCATCTATATCGGCCACCCCGACTCCTACTATTTCGGTGTCGCCAAGGTGGAGCGCGATCAGGTCGAAGACTATGCCAAGCGCAAGGGCATGAATGTCCCCGAGGTCGAGCGCTGGCTCGGGCCAGTGCTCAACTACGTGCCGCGCAAGGCTGATGAAGAGATCGAAGACGCTGCCTGAAACCTGAGTCTTTCCCATCGCTTAAAGCGGCAGGCTCAGTGGCCGATTCAATGAATGGAAAAGCCGGGAAGTGATTCACTTTCCGGCTTTATCTTTTTGAATTGAATTGAAAAATTCAGCTCGCTCCAATCGTCAGCTCGGCGACGAAGTCATAGGCGTCGCCACGATAAAGCGAGCGGGTGAATTCCACCGCGCGGCCGGAGCCGAGATAGGAAATACGCTCGATGGAGAGCCCGGCCTGGCCGACGGGGACGCCGAGCAAGTGGGCGTCGGCCTCTTTCATGTTGGTCGCAGATATGCGCTGGACGGCGCGGACGGGGCGCACGCCGAGGCGCTCCAACTCGGCATAGAGTGAATTGGTGACAGAGGATGGATCGGGCAGGAACTCGCCTGACACGCTCGCATGTTCGATCGCCAAGGGCTGGTCGTCGGCTATGCGCAGGCGCGAGAGGCGCGAGACTTTGATGTCGGCGCCGAGGCCAAGGATCATCATCTCGTCGGGCGAGGGCGTGTGGACGCCTTTATGCAGCCATTCGGAGCGGGCGGTCATGCCGCGCCGGGCCATGTCCTCGGTGAAAGAGGTGAGCTGCGACAGTCGTTGCTCGACTTTGGACACCGGCTTGGCGACGAAGGTGCCGGAGCCGTGGCGGCGCACGAGCAGGCCGTCAGCCACAAGCTCGTCGATCGCCTTGCGCACGGTGACACGGCTGACGGCCGCAAATTCGGCAATGTCGCGTTCCGGGGGCAGGGCATCGCCATGGGCGAGCGTGCCGGTGCGCACGGCATCTTCGAGTGTGCGGCGCAGCTTCACGTAAAGTGGACCGGTGCCGCCAGCCTGCAAGCGTTCAGGCGAAAGGATGGAGGCGAGATCGTCGGTCATGCCGCACCTCTCTGCCGTTCGCGCAGGAGCTTAACGGCAAGGTCGACGGCGCCCTGCAGCGCATCGGCCTTCGGTTCCGTCAGCAATGCCTTGTGCCGATCGGCAAGCCACGGATGATAGGCTTTCGCCAAGCCGCCAAGCAGGCAGATGGACGGGCATTCCGCCCATGAGAGCGCATCGAGGCTTTCGCCGATGGCGCGCGCGGCATCCTTGACGATCTCGATTGCAGTGACATCGCCGGCCTGAGCGCCTTCGAAGACCATGGGCGCATAACGGGCAAAGTCTGTCGGCCGGGCCGTATGGGCAAATTCGACGACGCGTTCCGGATCGTTGCCATATTCGGCCATGACCTTTTCCGTCAACGGTGAGGCAGGGCGAACTTTATCATAGGAAAGCAGGGTTTTTTCCAGGAGATCGCGGCCGAGCCGGGCGCCGCTTGCCTGATCGCCGACGATCGAGCCCCAGCCGCCGATCCCGTGCAGTGTGCCATTCCGGCGGGCATTATAAACGGAGCCCGTTCCGAGAGCGCCGACAATGCCGTCGCCATCACC encodes the following:
- a CDS encoding GntR family transcriptional regulator; translation: MTDDLASILSPERLQAGGTGPLYVKLRRTLEDAVRTGTLAHGDALPPERDIAEFAAVSRVTVRKAIDELVADGLLVRRHGSGTFVAKPVSKVEQRLSQLTSFTEDMARRGMTARSEWLHKGVHTPSPDEMMILGLGADIKVSRLSRLRIADDQPLAIEHASVSGEFLPDPSSVTNSLYAELERLGVRPVRAVQRISATNMKEADAHLLGVPVGQAGLSIERISYLGSGRAVEFTRSLYRGDAYDFVAELTIGAS
- a CDS encoding N-acetylglucosamine kinase, producing MTELAIGIDGGGTSCRAAVADRMGNVIGRGKAGPANILSNLENSLVNIVESARQALRDAGFENETVSTSTAVIGVAGANVGDYGKRIEKALPFRNREVVTDALISLQGALGDGDGIVGALGTGSVYNARRNGTLHGIGGWGSIVGDQASGARLGRDLLEKTLLSYDKVRPASPLTEKVMAEYGNDPERVVEFAHTARPTDFARYAPMVFEGAQAGDVTAIEIVKDAARAIGESLDALSWAECPSICLLGGLAKAYHPWLADRHKALLTEPKADALQGAVDLAVKLLRERQRGAA
- the metH gene encoding methionine synthase, whose translation is MFDNLFGPEGGKRDGSEVFAALKKAASERILVLDGAMGTQIQGLGYDEDHFRGSRFIGCACHQKGNNDLLILSQPDAIEEIHYKYAKAGADILETNTFSSTRIAQADYQMEGEVYALNKEGAEIVRRAAQRAEREDGKRRFVAGAIGPTNRTASISPDVNNPGFRAVTFDDLRDAYAEQIDGLIDGGADIILIETIFDTLNAKAAIFACEERFEAKGIRLPVMISGTITDLSGRTLSGQTPSAFWNSVRHANPFTIGLNCALGANAMRPHLQELSGVADTFVCAYPNAGLPNEFGQYDETPELMAAQIDSFAREGLVNIVGGCCGSTPEHIRVIAETVAKYKPRPIPEHRPFMSLSGLEPFELTKDIPFVNVGERTNVTGSARFRKLITNADFTAALDVARDQVENGAQVIDINMDEGLIDSEKAMVEFLNLIAAEPDIARVPVMIDSSKFSIIESGLKRVQGKAIVNSISLKEGEENFLAQARLLHNYGAAVVVMAFDETGQADSYERKVEICTRAYKLLTEKVGFPPEDIIFDPNIFAVATGIEEHNNYGVDFIEATRTIRKTMPLVHISGGVSNLSFSFRGNEPVREAMHAVFLYHAIQAGMDMGIVNAGQLAVYDQIDPELREACEDVVLNRRSDATERLLDVAERFRGAAGKEAKAQDLSWREWSVEKRLEHALVNGITEYIEADTEEARQQAARPLHVIEGPLMAGMNVVGDLFGSGKMFLPQVVKSARVMKQAVAVLLPYMEEEKRQNGGEERKSAGKILMATVKGDVHDIGKNIVGVVLACNNYEIIDLGVMVPATKILETAVAEKVDVIGLSGLITPSLDEMVHVAAEMEREGFDIPLLIGGATTSRVHTAVKIHPGYNKGQSIYVTDASRAVGVVSSLLSPEARQPYIDDIRAEYAKVAAAHARSEAEKVRLPLTRARENAQKVDWAAYKPTKPSFLGTKVFEDYDLADLAKYIDWTPFFQTWELRGRYPAILEDEKQGEAARALWADAQAMLKKIIDEKWFRPRAVIGFWPAGTVGDDIRLFKDDARKEELATFYTLRQQLSKRDGRPNVALSDFVAPVDSGVQDYVGGFVVTAGFEEIAIAERFERSNDDYSSILVKALADRFAEAFAECMHERVRREYWGYAKDEHLSNEDLITEAYAGIRPAPGYPAQPDHTEKKTLFGLLDAENTAGVKLTESYAMWPGSSVSGIYIGHPDSYYFGVAKVERDQVEDYAKRKGMNVPEVERWLGPVLNYVPRKADEEIEDAA